GCGCAAAGTTGATCCGCTTTAATGAAGGCGTCATCGTCTTCCAACAGCCGGACGAAGGCAAGATTGAAGTCCATGTCCGCAAACTTGACGAGGAAAAAACCATCGTGTATTTCTCCGCCAAAAAAGAGCGAAAATTCTGGTTCGACGGAGCCGATGAACAAACCCGAAACCTCTTCTTTCAAGGACTCGACGAACAACTGGCCCCTTCCGCCCTCACCGCTGTTGCCGCCCCACAACCAGAAATAAGCAAAAGCATGCTCGCCGAGGAAGTGAAGCCGAAGCCGGAGGCCCCAAAACCGGAAAGCCCGCCTCTCGAAACGGCACAGCCTGTCCCGGAACCTCCTGCGGAAAATCTTTATAAGAACCTCCTGCTGGCACAGGTGCATCAGGCGCTGCAGATCCAAGGAAACATGGACTCACTTGAAGATCTGCCCGTCGAGGATCTGGCACGTTTAAGCGAGCGGCTGCAATCACTGCGAAAATCGGAAACCAGCATCTCCACCATGAGCGGCAAGTGCACAGCCTGTTACATCGATCTTGCGCGAGTCTATCATGACGTCGGACAATATGCGCGAGCCGCAGAGGCCTTGAAGGCGGCGCTTGCAGTCGAACCGGATAATGCCGTCGCCCATTGCAACTTGGGCGAAATATACAAACATCTCAACCTGATCGATGACGCAATTCGAGAATTGAATGCGGCTGAGGCGTTGAATCCGCAACTTCCCGATACCTTTATCAACTTGGGCATCATCTATGATGATTACGTCAACGATGATCGGAAGGCGCTTCAATGTTACCGCCGCTACCTGTCATTGGGCGGCTCCGACCCGCAAGTGCTGGATTGGATCAAAATAATCGAAGCCGGGTTGGCAAAAGAAGGAACCTGAAAAAGCCGGTTATACAGCCATACGAACCGCGGCATTTCGCTTTCCCCTTTACTCAACCAACAAAATTGCCAGGGAGGTTACAAGAGCACCTGAAACAGATTCGTCCTCTTGCTCAATCGAAAAAAAGGCACCATATTTTGACGGACACAGGGGCTGTCTCTCCCAGCCAATGTGTGGCACGACAGACCAAGAGAGAAATGAGGCGATACGAGTGCTTCGAATATTGTCAGTTGCGCTTATGGCTTTCCTTGTTGTCGGCTGCGCCTCGCTTGATGAAGATTACTCCACCCGCTTTGGATTGGCGAATCCGGAATACCCATTGATACCACCCACGCCCACCGACGAAGCCTATCCTAAGGGAAGTGTCGGGCAGCAGTACATAGAGGAATACGACAAGAAATATCACGAAGAAGAGGTCCTGCCTCCCCTGGATTCGCAAGAGGCCGCACAACAGGAGGCTGCAGAGTAACAACCGGAAGCGATGGCCCGCAAAATCTTCTGCTTCTTCGCAAGGCGCAGGGCTTTGTGCAAAACAGCTCGCAATGAAGTCTCAAGAAATATTCGGATGGAAATCGAAGCAAAAATCAAACTGAAAGACGCTTCCAAATTGCGTTCAATCCTGAAGAACGCAAGCGCCGAGTTTATCAGCAAAACGCTTGAAAAAAACTGGCTGTTCGACCACCCCGAGCGGACGCTCGCCAAGAAAGATAAACTGTTGCGGCTGCGACAGGATCGGAACGTCTATCTCACATTCAAGGGTCCGAGACAGCAATCGGAATACAAAATCCGGCAGGAGTTACACATACAGTTTCCCGACGCCCCATCGGCGCGCTCGCTGCTGGAATCCATCGGTTTTCGCCAGTGGTTTTATTATGAAAAGATCAGGGAAACCTGGCGCTTGGACGGATGCGAAATCGTGCTGGATGAGTTGCCCGGGCTGGGACTTTTTGTGGAAATCGAGGCGGCTTCGGATAAGGAGATTGAAACGGTTCGAAAGCGGCTCAAACTCTCGCGTGACTATATCAATGCAACGTACGTCGAACTGCTGCAAAACCTTTCTCAGGAATCGCGAAAACAATG
Above is a genomic segment from Candidatus Abyssobacteria bacterium SURF_5 containing:
- a CDS encoding tetratricopeptide repeat protein, with the translated sequence MRPEYSGAGSEVVLLRNMKPLGLALVVMAIALLHSCSTINTRIMPGADGGGLFGSDENERIYATSYDKTFRACVDTLRRMDSGSAKLIRFNEGVIVFQQPDEGKIEVHVRKLDEEKTIVYFSAKKERKFWFDGADEQTRNLFFQGLDEQLAPSALTAVAAPQPEISKSMLAEEVKPKPEAPKPESPPLETAQPVPEPPAENLYKNLLLAQVHQALQIQGNMDSLEDLPVEDLARLSERLQSLRKSETSISTMSGKCTACYIDLARVYHDVGQYARAAEALKAALAVEPDNAVAHCNLGEIYKHLNLIDDAIRELNAAEALNPQLPDTFINLGIIYDDYVNDDRKALQCYRRYLSLGGSDPQVLDWIKIIEAGLAKEGT
- the cyaB gene encoding class IV adenylate cyclase, producing the protein MARKIFCFFARRRALCKTARNEVSRNIRMEIEAKIKLKDASKLRSILKNASAEFISKTLEKNWLFDHPERTLAKKDKLLRLRQDRNVYLTFKGPRQQSEYKIRQELHIQFPDAPSARSLLESIGFRQWFYYEKIRETWRLDGCEIVLDELPGLGLFVEIEAASDKEIETVRKRLKLSRDYINATYVELLQNLSQESRKQWQFQFPDNHRSALSASG